One genomic segment of Streptomyces liangshanensis includes these proteins:
- a CDS encoding tetratricopeptide repeat protein codes for MKTDQLKQVRRAALAAGVGGALVAGVLLLVPDRRAEPAPAPGPEARAMAAVGAGAPAALPDLNALIRGRENRVRTHPEDAGAWAVLGSAYVERGVRRADPASFPQADRALRRSLQVLPGGAGGAGSGSGSGSGSGGAGSGARGKGASADTSGRTDALVGLGALANARHDYGAARKWGEEVRKREPGRWAAYPVLIDAYNGLGDYEAAGKALDRLKKLRPGAPVLERAAVVYRDRGWREDAAAKAVEATARAATPAEKAQALWTQGELSWERGEPAEALGHYDAALKAVRDHAAALAGRARALAALGRTDEAYATYQRAIEETPRPEYALELGELYDAQGLDGDAQSQYAALRARAEEAQAQGVNEELVLARFETDHGDPKSAVERLRAEWARQHRSMDVADALGWALFRTGEGKEALSYAKKATEQGRRSALFSYHRGEIERSLEMDGAARRHIEEALRTHPAFSPLLAPKAREALDALGEPAGGGPKDMYGKAGKASSGSGSGSGSGSGSGSASGLSAKVE; via the coding sequence ATGAAAACGGATCAGCTCAAGCAGGTCAGACGGGCGGCCCTGGCCGCCGGGGTCGGCGGAGCGCTGGTCGCCGGTGTCCTGCTGCTCGTGCCGGACCGGCGGGCGGAACCGGCGCCCGCGCCCGGGCCCGAGGCCCGTGCGATGGCCGCGGTGGGTGCGGGGGCGCCGGCGGCGCTGCCGGACCTGAACGCGCTCATCCGGGGGCGGGAGAACCGGGTGCGGACGCATCCGGAGGACGCCGGGGCGTGGGCGGTGCTCGGCTCGGCGTACGTGGAGCGGGGGGTACGGCGGGCGGATCCGGCGTCCTTCCCGCAGGCGGACCGGGCGTTGCGGCGCTCGCTCCAGGTGCTGCCGGGTGGGGCGGGGGGCGCGGGTTCGGGGTCGGGTTCGGGTTCGGGCTCGGGGGGCGCGGGCTCCGGCGCGCGGGGGAAGGGCGCGTCCGCCGACACGTCCGGCCGTACGGACGCGCTGGTCGGTCTCGGCGCGCTCGCCAACGCCCGGCACGACTACGGCGCCGCCCGGAAGTGGGGCGAGGAGGTACGGAAGCGGGAGCCCGGCCGCTGGGCGGCGTACCCGGTCCTGATCGACGCGTACAACGGTCTCGGCGACTACGAGGCGGCGGGCAAGGCGCTCGACCGGCTCAAGAAGCTGCGGCCGGGCGCGCCCGTGCTGGAGCGGGCCGCGGTGGTCTACCGGGACCGCGGCTGGCGCGAGGACGCGGCGGCGAAGGCGGTCGAGGCGACGGCGCGCGCCGCCACCCCGGCGGAGAAGGCCCAAGCGCTGTGGACGCAGGGCGAGTTGTCCTGGGAGCGGGGTGAACCGGCCGAGGCGCTGGGGCACTACGACGCCGCGCTGAAGGCGGTGCGGGACCACGCCGCGGCGTTGGCGGGGCGGGCGAGGGCGCTGGCGGCGCTGGGCCGTACGGACGAGGCGTACGCGACGTACCAGCGGGCGATCGAGGAGACCCCGAGGCCCGAGTACGCCTTGGAGCTGGGCGAGTTGTACGACGCGCAGGGCTTGGACGGCGACGCGCAGAGCCAGTACGCGGCGCTGCGGGCCCGGGCCGAGGAGGCTCAGGCGCAGGGCGTGAACGAGGAGTTGGTCCTCGCTCGCTTCGAGACCGACCACGGGGACCCGAAGTCGGCGGTGGAGCGGCTGCGGGCGGAGTGGGCGCGGCAGCACCGGAGCATGGACGTGGCGGACGCGCTGGGGTGGGCGCTGTTCCGTACGGGTGAGGGCAAGGAGGCCCTCTCGTACGCGAAGAAGGCGACCGAACAGGGCAGGCGCAGCGCCCTGTTCTCGTACCACCGGGGGGAGATCGAACGCTCGCTGGAGATGGACGGTGCCGCGCGCCGTCACATCGAGGAGGCGCTGCGTACCCATCCGGCCTTCTCGCCGCTGCTGGCGCCGAAGGCGCGTGAGGCGCTGGACGCGCTGGGGGAACCGGCGGGGGGTGGTCCCAAGGACATGTACGGGAAGGCGGGGAAGGCGAGTTCGGGGTCCGGTTCCGGCTCGGGCTCGGGCTCGGGCTCGGGCTCGGCTTCCGGTCTTTCGGCGAAGGTGGAGTAG